AAGTCGGATTAGTGAGGTCACTGAGGTTGTCCACACCGCGGCTCCTCTTCCCATTTGGACGCTTGAGATTGAACGACTTCCTTTTGGTAGCTTTGAAGCTCTTGAGAAGTTGCTCCGTGTCCACCTCACTGTTGTCCTCCTCCTTCTCTGCTGCGGCACTTTGGATCTGATGGCGAGGCGGACATTCAGTCAGACTCATTGAAGTTGGGACCACAAGAGTGTCACGATCCGCACCGGTCTCTGGAACTTCCTTAATGGACGACGCCATTTCACCTAGCGCCATGTTTTCGATGGCTCCAATGTCTTCATCATAAATGCATCCATTACTTTTACAAGCCTTTGCATCCAATGGATCAAATGCCCCTCCGTCTTTTTCAGGCATTTTCACAGCAAGTCGAGATGCATCTGTCTTGGGACCTCTCATCTGGGAACAAAGAGAACGTTTTCTGCCTTTCCTGGTGACAGGTACATCCTGGTCCTCACTGCTGAGGTAGTTCTCAATATGAACCTGAACCGCCTCTGACGGCAGCTTACTTTGCGGGACGCTCTCTTCATTTTGAACACCGGAAACCAGAACCAGCGGTTTTGCAGCTCTCGCGGGCTTGCCTTTCCCAGAGGAAACTCTTCTCTTGTCGGCTTTTTTAGGAGCTGAACTTTCTATCAGAGTTTGGGCCTTCAAATCAGAGTCGACCTGCTGCAGAGTGCTATGCAACCTCTTCACCAACTTTGCTTCGGGTTGGCGGGTTTCAGACATGAGACTGGGAGCTTTGTCGTTAGCTTTTTCAATTTCTAGTTTGTCTAGCTTCTCTGTTTCTTCAAAAGAGTCCATGCAGATGTCATTTTTGACCGTTTGAGGCTCTTCTTCCAGATGTTTTACCTGTTTCTCCTTAGAGCTTTTTATAAAGTCAGTAGGTGTCAGCATCTTCTTCTTGTTGTGTCGCTTTCCTGGTGGTTGTACAGTTGAGGAGAGTGTTGGTTTAGTGGAGGCATTCCCTGTAAGAGAGACGCCTAATTTGTTTCTCCTCTCTCGTTTGTAGGTGGCCCCAAACACTTGCTCCTCGAGGGCTTTGGGTGGCAGCTCCTTTTTTGGGTTTACCTCACTGTTGTTGAACACGTTGACATCCAGCGTGGAAGCGGAGCTGCCAGAGTCGTCCGAATCTGGGGCGTCCTCAGCGGATTTCTCCAACTCAAGACTCCCCTCTGCGGAAACCTTCATGAGCCATTCGGCGACCTTCTCAACACTTTTTCTCTTCCTCTTCTCTAAAATCTTGTCAGCTTCCAGATCACTTTTCTGCTTTGAGGATTTTATTTGAGGCCTTGAATCAACTGGAATAGATTTCACTTTTCTTGCTTTCCCTCGAATTTTGCGTGCAGATGCTTTGACTTTTGTCTCCACTGAATCCAAGGATTCCATTGTTTGGACCGTGTCCTGAACTTTGCTTTCTGTTGTCAAATGACTGGAATCTTCAAACCCCATGACTTTTGCAAATCCATTGAGGGCTACAAAGGGCAACATTTAGCAGTAATTAGCAATTTAGTAGCAAATCAGTCAGTCATTGATTGTGTTAGACCCATTATACCGCTTTCCCCTGtacaaactgcaaaaaccacACCACATTTACCACATCAGTGCAAACAAAGACACTAACAAACAACAATAGAGGAGAACAAGGGatctcctgtatttacttgctTGTGGTAATGAGGTGAGTTTTATCCAATAGGAGACTATGGGTCAACACAACACTAGAGACACATGTTACGTTTGGGGATGTAGGATGTCCAATTCAAAACAGTACAGCTGAAATCTAATAAAACCACGCAGCACTGAACACATCAGTGGGAACGAGAcgtgcaaacaaaaaacaacaaaaacagagaaTGACGACTCTCCTTGCTATTTCTTTTAATGACATTATTCGTTTCCAAGGAGACTATGGGCACAGTCAGTGTCGTATAAATAACATTTGGGGCCATAAGTTTTCCCGTTCAAAAGCTAGAATCTAAGAGAACCACATCAACTGAATGCATCAGTGAtaacaaaacagcaacaatggaggCAAACGAGGGTTTCCTTATTTACATTTCTGTGTTAAAGACACAAGATTTATACAAGAGGAGAATATgggcactcaataaaaaatagtGGAGACTGtggcatgtgtgtgtatatatagaactataaacagttagcatgtgtctgtatatttgtcattttcaaaCAGTGTAAAGTtggttttaaaggaaaactgcactttttttttacatttattttgcccatcagctacaatccttatgtgagacatgaacacaaatgCCTCTCTTTTCTGCAtgctctaaagatataaaaacagacgcacataatgggacacacctatgccgccgaCAAAGACCGCCattaaaaacacctccaacaaggttttatggttttaggtccatgctgtgagcatgtagtaacaggcacattcatgataacatgtaatacagtattttgtcatattttgatccttttaagcattaccggaactcttccttcctgggtgcattgattttacatagcaacatagaaatgaatgCTACACcgagcattaacttttccaaactcgaaaataaaaaacagcagcagcagctcagtGTTAAATTTTGGTGGTGGCATTGTGTAGGCATTGTGAACACAGTGTTAACGTGCTGcgggcaagtgtgtggtgaagctagtcgccagccggtgtggtgtggcaaagtgtcaatacgccagtaccGTAGCTCgatcggcataacaatgttaataataataataataataataataataacaacaatatcactgtagcttggttaatatgcacatcacattatatgtaaatgggcgttgttgccgcttttcaatgtttttttttttttccagaaggcttcATAGGCAGAATAAGTGTTGTGTATAGTGTATGTCTAGAAATAGGTATTCAGGCCATTACCTGCTATAGTTGACGAGTGAGAACTTGGAAGAGCCTTGTCAACATCCTCCACGTTGTCATCAACCTGTTTGTTCATCTCACCAGTTGTCACACTGTTTAGAGTGAAAACAATCACAATAGTGATGAACTAAAAGCAACAATTTAAAAAGAGTTAAGGTGTTGCTTTCAATTACTCACACTCACCATGATTGTCGAACGTCTTGGATGAACCCAGTAAAGTCTGAATGGAAAaagtgtttcatttaattcattcAGTCCGGTCATACAAATGACCATATAGCCCCAAATATAACATCGTATttttgctctttaaaagtatattttacaagcttttggTAAAATCTAGGCTGGTAAATatagcaagaaataaaaataaccaacGTATTCCACCCCGCAGATGGCATTTTGGCTGTAGAATATTTGAGTGATGTCAcatatgtcacaaaagctgcccAACCAAGTCCTTACTTTACGTACaagtttgtatgtatgtacaagcctttggtcccatgacaaaaataccagcgtGAACGCCGTGTGAACTGCACCAAAAAAGCAGAGCAGAGGACCAAACTGCAATCATACAGCAGTGAAGGAGCTATGATGCAAATTTTGAGATAATTGTTGATCAAAGAAGCAGAGTCAAATGCCTGTCGAGCAGCTATGAAATGtgataaacaaaaacatgatgAATTAAATAGAATTGTTTTTCTCCAACAATGGGTCTTGGAAAAGAGTAGCTGTCCTAAATTCAAGGTCATCTTATATTGGGGTCAATAACGACTGTACTTACAGTTTGTGCCTGTGTCGTGTTCATAAGCATGGATCATGTCTTGCAGGCCTGTGACAAGCCTCTGAAAACCCGGACTCTCCTGCAAGCTCCTATGTTTGACCAATAAGAATATGTTTTCAAACAGATTCTTGAGAATGACCATGTTAAATATGCACCCAACCTTTTGGTTATCTTTTCTTTACACACTGGGCAGCTGGCTCGGTTTAGTTTGGTGTTGTCCAAAAGCCTCAGCATGCAAAATCTAAACAGGGAAAGAACACAATTAAGCTTTGTTGCAATTAATAAAAGtgcaaatgcacaaaaaaataacacttaCTTGCAAAACTGATGGTCACACTTGGTGGAAACGGGTTCGGTTAATAAATCCAGACTGAAAAGAACAGAAGACTATTAATAAGATACAGATTTACCAATAAACTGTTACATATCATTTACCATATGGGGCACTGAAGGGTCTCCCAAAGGACAGCAATTCCCCTTTTGACCTCGGTGACATTCGGGGGACTCATGATGTTGATTTTCTTAATAAAAACGCAACAAACAGTTACGAAGGTTCTGCTATACGTCAGCAAGACAGAGAGAGGATTTCCATTTGTATGAATTGCCACTGAGTTTCCGCCAAGAAAGACATGTCGTCCTTATTGTCATTAAAGCACAAAACAACAACttatatttatttagaaagttagCTTGATTTGAACGACAACAGCGTCTTTTTCTGACACGATGACTGCGCGGCATGTCAACTAAAACGATCAAAGTTCTTACAAATCTTGCGGTCTAACGGTGACATGCACACTGTGTTTAAAGTGTACCTTGTTTTCTGTTTAAATTGTACCTTGTTTTCTTTCAGCTCAGTGACAGTGGTAGTGCTAGTCGGAGTGACTCTTGCTTCAGTTTTCCCGCAACTATCGTCTTCTTCTGTTGTATATACTGAACAGCAGGAGCGCCCTCATACGGTGGGAAGCCACAACGGCATAGTGCACTTGGCATTTCGGATAAATTCAACCAATATTTAGTTTactgcaaataaaatatttccGTGGATTAAATTTCGCTTTAGTCTGTTCCCCAGTTGTGATgcaatcctaaaaaaaaaattcctagaTTATTTTTCCAACGAATAAGAGGACATAAGCGCCAATACGGATGTACTCCGGTCTTGCAAGTCCGTCAAACTACAAGAAAACCGTTCTATGCATGACGTTCACAATTATGTCCGAAACATTTTATTCTACCCTAAAATTTGGAAATAAACATTATTTCATCAACCAGTAAATGACGACATTGCACACTTTAGTTGTGTTCAAACGAGAAATCGGACGCAAACATCAATACCGGGACGCGAGAGAGCGAGAACCAGAAAGGGGGGTAGCGCGTAGGAAAATCGAAGGGGCAGAATTTAAAGTGCTTCTCAAATTTACGGAAAGGCGCTATATTAGAAAGATGGGACCTGTGGCTATCACCCGATTTCTGTATGAAAGAATACGTGAAGTTATGAGAGCAACAGTGCACACTGATGGTGATTTAATGATGGTATGTTTCAAAGAGGATCAACGAGAGAGGGCGCTAAAATTAACAAACATAAGTAAGAAAGCGGGcctattggttagcatgtttggccacgcagtcaggagaaaGCCATTTAGCGACCATTCACATCTAGAGAGTGGCGGTAGTGCACTAACATAGCTTGCAACCGCCGTTAAacgacaaagaagaagaagaagaagaagcaacaACATCAATACGGAAGTAGCGAGGAAGTGTGACGCTCTCACTATTTGCTATTtttcttatgttattttttagagatatttgtcattttcaaaaGTGAGATCGACAGTATTATTATGCAGTAACCGTCACTAGGGTAGATTTTGGACGCTTTATTTAAGGTAACTGCACATCATAAATGGCTTTGCTCTTGAACTAGCATTTAGCCGCTAGCTGAGTAACATGAGCTAACAACTTGGaggaacacacacgcacattgtGAGAATGCTGATCAAGCCACATGTGGACTGAGTACGGaattggatttatttatttaccttttGTTTAATTCGTAGCTAATGATGGAGGGCTCCAAGTCGTCGAGCACAACGATGCAGGTTAGTTTTGTGTGTCAACGCTGCTGCCAGCCTCTCAAACTGGACACTTCATTCAATGTGCTGGACCGGGTCACCATCCACGAACTTATAGGTATGCCTTTAACATACAGCATTACTGTTAAGTAAATCTGCAACATCTGTTGACATGTGACGCTTGTGCATGTTCCTCTCAGCTCCTTTGGTGACTGTCACTCCCAGCAAGAACACTGACAGCAGTGAAGGAGACACAACAACAGAGGTCAAAATAGCTcctcaaaatacattttatacagcTTAAAAGTTGATTGTATTATCTTGGTTGCAGGAGACCTTTGTAGAAAACAAGCAAGATGGGGTGTCAAGGAAATACATCCCTCCTGCACGGTGAGCACATGGAGCACCACTTCCTTTCAGATAATAATGGTGGGAAGTTTACTACATTTTGGCTTTCTCAGCAGGATGATGTCCACAGAGAGCGCCAACAGCTTCACACTGATAGGAGATGCTTCCGATGGAGGCACCATGGAAAACCTAAGTCGCAGACTGAAGGTAGCGAATGTTTATGCAGTAAAATACAGGAGTGATATGGAGACAAAGTGTTGTTTATTGTGTCCTTTGTAGGTGACGAGTGACCTGTTTGACATAATGTCCGGTCAAACAGATGTAGACCACCCACTGTGTGAGGAATGTACTGACACGCTGTTGGACCACCTGGACACACAGCTCAACATCACAGAGAATGAATGTCAGAATTACAAGTGAGCGcaacacatttttatgtttttttgtttgtgatgcCGAACAGAGGGTACATAAATAGATGCTTTCAGTCTTCCTTGCCTTAacagttatgtttttttcccatttaaaaaaaaaaaaaaaaaaaaaaattacaatggaTAGTTTTTATCATTAATTTCATGTCAGCCACTTTTACACAGTTGTATTTTGAAGTATAAATTTAATTTTACAtgctgacgctcttttataacttcattgtgacctgaacacatcaacagcagtacaatacCAACACCATATACTTGTACtttatgtatctccaactcacacacgtttCTATTccattcatcctgggaacgacacttcctcattctcattacaagaatctatatacatatttgtataatgtatatatgtataactGACTTGGTTTgatattttatgattgtttaaATCGCATATAATTTAGTTATATTTAAttgtacaatatatatttttgtattattgacgTATGACATTTTGATTGAAATaactaattttattttatattttataattttttatattgtatatattttatttatatttaattgtatatattattctgtattcaacattttatttgtttatagaaTAATTTCCAATTTAATATGATAAATGGAGTGGTTACCTTTGGCAATGATTTTAATGTGGACACGTGTGTCATCCTTAGGCAATGTCTGGAGCTGCTGTCTCAGTTGCAGGTGGAGGACGAGAAGACTCTGCTGACGGAGCTGCAGCATCTGAACGAGGAGGAGGCATCCCTGGTCCAGGAGCTGGAGGCCGTGGAGGAGCAGAGAGCCTCCGTGGCCCAGGAGCTGGCCCAGAGCCGCGTCCAGTCTCAGCAGCTGGAAACAGAAGAGCTGCAGTGAGTAAATATTGAAAATGTGTCTCAAGATCAGAAGTCAAACTTGACTTTCCTCTCTGCTTTGTGTGTCAGGTACCAAAAGGAGTACAGCGAGTTTAAACGTCAACAACTTGAGCTGGATGACGAGCTGAAGAGTGTCGACAACCAGATGCGTTACTGCCAGATTCAACTGGATCGACTCAAGAAGACCAACGTCTTCAATGCCACCTTTCACATCTGGTAAGCCACACCCCTTCTACTGATGAAAGCCATCAGAGCTGCCCACAAATTTAGTTTGTTTGTTAAAccttccctttcaatttggtatcaaactaatatgcagacttaaatcctAGCAATTACGAGTGGACAAAAGTAAAGATTGGAAGTTCAACCCTTCAAACGGAGGGATCCCaaaaaaagatatgtaggacaaATACTTATCAATTTATCAGTGTTCATGTAAAACCTCTCAAAATTTCACCATGcagaatacacatttttgaaccagaattacttacttacTATACAATTAATTactcatgttcaatatttcaagataATGAAGATGTGTGCAGGGTGTACAGTCAAATGTTTGAAtgggtacgcgactgtgaaatatttgggaaccactgatatagaggatctagTGTTTTTGCAACAGAGTCCTAAAAGCAAAAGAATGCTTCCTtccatataaaggatctttgattagtgttttttgcagcagattcctaaaaacagcaaagaactTGTCATatgtaggatctttgactagcgtttttgctgtagatccttaaaaacagcagcgtgctGCTGTCATTAGGGTCTTTGATTAGTATTTTTTTGATCGATActtcattcatctccaagagaaataaaCAGAGCACGCTGTCATAAAATGATCTATGACtatcatttttgcagcagatttataaaaacagcagagcactcctgtcgtaTAGTAGACCTTTAAAAACTCAATAGCAATCctgttagtgtttttgcagcagattcctaaaaacagcagagcgctctgtTATATGGAGGATCTTTCACTAGCATCTTTGCTGGACCTTCCTAAAAACAACCGAACACTCGTTCTGCAAAGGATCTTTTGACTAGTGGTTTTCCAGAAGAttcccaaaaacagcaaagaactTGTCATatgtaggatctttgactagcgtttttgctgtagatccttaaaaacagcagcgtgctGCTGTCATTAGGGTCTTTGATTAGTATTTTTTTGatcgatactttattcatctccaagagaaataaaCAGAGCACGCTGTCATAAAATGATCTATGACtatcatttttgcagcagatttataacaacagcagagcactcctgtcgtaTAGTAGACCTTTAAAAACTCAATAGCAATCctgttagtgtttttgcagcagattcctaaaaacagcagagcgctctgtTATATGGAGGATCTTTCACTAGCATCTTTGCTGGACCTTCCTAAAAACAACCGAACACTCGTTCTGCAAAGGATCTTTTGACTAGTGGTTTTCCAGAAGAttcccaaaaacagcaaagaactTGTCATatgtaggatctttgactagcgtttttgctgtagatccttaaaaacagcagcgtgctGCTGTCATTAGGGTCTTTGATTAGTATTTTTTTGatcgatactttattcatctccaagagaaataaaCAGAGCATGCTGTCATAAAATGATATATGACtatcatttttgcagcagatttataaaaacagcagagcactcctgtcgtaTAGACCTTTAAAAACTCAATCGCAATCctgttagtgtttttgcagcagattcctaaaaacagcaagagTGCTCCTTTTAAGAGGACTGTCTGTTTGACTAGCATTAACGTAGCACTTCTGTTTGCTGAGGAAAAAGTCCAGACAAGCCTGGGCCTTAGCTTTCTGCTAACGTACCCCCAGAACAACATGTTTGAATAATCCAGTGGAACACCCTCACACTTCAAATAtgatctatatactgtatactgtttcCTGTGCACCACCTATAGTATGTCATGTCTCATTTGTTCCTTCCTGTTCAGGCACAGCGGCCAGTTCGGCACTATCAATAACTTCCGTCTGGGTCGACTTCCCAGCGTTCCCGTAGAGTGGAATGAAATAAATGCCGCCTGGGGACAGACGGTGCTGCTACTGCACGCTCTGGCCAACAAGATGGGGCTGCGTTTTCAGAGGTGCCACGACTGCAAATCACAACCATGAACATATTGATACATGAAATCTGCTCTGACGGTATCAATTCAAATCCATTTTGGATGGAAGTCTTATATTGGAGGTGTAGTACCTGATATATAATCTCTACAGATATCGCCTGGTCCCATATGGAAACCATTCATACCTGGAGTCCCTGACAGATAAGTCAAAGGTAATTAACAGCCATTAAAACCTCAGCCAGCCTCACTTTCTGACCTTTTCCTGCAGGAGCTTCCACTGTACTGTTCGGGCGGCCTGAGGTTCTTCTGGGACAATAAATTCGACCACGCCATGGTGGCCTTCCTGGATTGCGTGCAGCAGTTTAAAGAAGAGGTGGAAAAAGGCGACACCGGCTTCTGTCTTCCATACAGGTTAGACGGTCATAGCTTACACCAGGGATGTTCTACCAAATTGCCCTGGGGGccacctttttacaaaatgaaggaCCAAGATAGCGCTCAtcaaaagatcctctacatcaggggtcaccaacccgtcgatcacGAGCCACGAGTCGATCTTTGAGACTTTGCCTGTCGATCGTgagaatattaggaaaaaaattgtattattacatCAATGCCCTCCCCTCCTGGAGAATGACCAACGgcaagcattttgaccactggaCACACCTGTACGCTTCGCTGCCCAACAGGCAtgcaacccgcaagctccagccatgagacaaaacccggccggaggtaccAACCGTATCACCCTGCCCTGCAACAACAAGTGTCAGCGACAAGTGAAAGAGAGAATGATGGAGCGcacaacagtagttattgcacgttaatgtggctcaaatctgcctttgctacctcaaagttaaggcacaaatatccAGACGTGCAcctaaaaaaaatctcaggttCAGGTTTATGgccaagaccagggatcttgggctcaaaaaggttggtgaccactttAATGTGACGGGAGCACTCTTCTGTTtcaggaatctactgcaaaaacgctagccaAAGATCCCCTAAATGACAGGACCACATTGTAGTTTTTAGGGCATAATGTCAAAGATCtactatatgacaggagcactctgctgtttttaggaatgccCTGCAAAAACGCTCATCAAAGATCTGCTATACTGTATGACAGAAGTGCAATGCCATTTTTAGGAaccttttgcaaaaatgttaatcGCTTCTAAGTTTGCCGAAGTCCAGACCACTTTTAGTCCACAGGGCACCAGTTGAATAGGTCTATCGCTGACATACAGTAATTCTGTCAAGCCCAAATACACATACAggtatactgtacactacttaCATAATATGATACACAGATGGTTTGCGATGTTGTCCCTGCCTCAGGATGGACGTGGAGAAGGGCAAGATCGAGGACACGGGTGGCAGTGGTGGCTCCTACTCAATCAAGACTCAGTTCAACTCTGAGGAGCAGTGGACCAAAGCATTAAAGTTCATGCTCACCAATCTCAAGTGGGGACTGGCCTGGGTCACCTCGCAGTTCTACAACAGATGAATGAAAGCAGGGTGCCTAAAACCACCATATTGGATTTAGGATTCTCTGCATGTCGTACTCTGAAGTCTCATTTCAAATGTATACAGTTTATGTAGGACActgtttattgtgtgtgtgcacagagtTTTACTTTAacttaataaacatattgtctGGAAAAAGTTAACTTTTAAGGACAAAAGCATACGTTTGCGTGTGAAAGAAAggctaaaatacataaaaataatccaTGTTCATGTGGACGTAGCCTTAGCTTGCAGTATGTAGCTTGTACTTGCAAGTAATTGGTTTGTGGTGAATCTTTGGATGATAAATTTGTATTTGAACATTctatataattttattatattaaaaaaaatatcccgagtaccactagatggcaccTGTGGACCACCAGTGGCACTcgtaccacagtttgagaatcaatgctggggtatgtgaataaaaagtaaaaacggTTTGACTACATGAGCGCAGAACACTGACATTTCCGTAATGCTCTCCaatgcctcatgtgaacagccatAGCCGGTAGTACAGTGCAGAataaaggtgacagcatgaagttgttcatatTTCTATGTGCGTTACATAAATAAGTTTGACGATGacgtgcattaaaagtgtttcatcttcaaagtttttcaagatcatttatattgtgtgctaaatgagagctggtcttcttacgtgACTAATCAGTGcgttttctgagctgtatgactctcatttgtttgttgactggatgcacaatgttagaaagcccccaattCTGCACATGTAAGTAAGGTTATGCTTTCAcgaataatgtgtcttcttcgaGCAGTGTGCCACTTTGTTCGGCGTTCCTTGATCTGTTAGTTAAACAGATTAAATTAAACCGAGGGGCTGGACTTCATTCCActctggcattgccagcagtgagaggcgacgggcagggatggcaattcttgttgcccccAGCTCAGGACCTGTACACTGGAGTTTAACTCGGTGAACAAGAGGGTAGTTTACCTCCGCCTTCGGGTGAGGGGATGGGCACTGACTGTTGTTGCACgcaacagcagttcagaatacccgcccTTTTAAGAGACTGAGGCAGTACTGGAaagtgctccctcaggggattcccttgttctgctgggggattTCAACGCTCTTCTTGGCAgcaacagtgagacctggaaa
This sequence is a window from Dunckerocampus dactyliophorus isolate RoL2022-P2 chromosome 2, RoL_Ddac_1.1, whole genome shotgun sequence. Protein-coding genes within it:
- the becn1 gene encoding beclin-1 isoform X2, whose translation is MMEGSKSSSTTMQVSFVCQRCCQPLKLDTSFNVLDRVTIHELIAPLVTVTPSKNTDSSEGDTTTEETFVENKQDGVSRKYIPPARMMSTESANSFTLIGDASDGGTMENLSRRLKVTSDLFDIMSGQTDVDHPLCEECTDTLLDHLDTQLNITENECQNYKQCLELLSQLQVEDEKTLLTELQHLNEEEASLVQELEAVEEQRASVAQELAQSRVQSQQLETEELQYQKEYSEFKRQQLELDDELKSVDNQMRYCQIQLDRLKKTNVFNATFHIWHSGQFGTINNFRLGRLPSVPVEWNEINAAWGQTVLLLHALANKMGLRFQRYRLVPYGNHSYLESLTDKSKELPLYCSGGLRFFWDNKFDHAMVAFLDCVQQFKEEVEKGDTGFCLPYRMDVEKGKIEDTGGSGGSYSIKTQFNSEEQWTKALKFMLTNLKWGLAWVTSQFYNR
- the becn1 gene encoding beclin-1 isoform X1 translates to MMEGSKSSSTTMQVSFVCQRCCQPLKLDTSFNVLDRVTIHELIAPLVTVTPSKNTDSSEGDTTTEETFVENKQDGVSRKYIPPARRMMSTESANSFTLIGDASDGGTMENLSRRLKVTSDLFDIMSGQTDVDHPLCEECTDTLLDHLDTQLNITENECQNYKQCLELLSQLQVEDEKTLLTELQHLNEEEASLVQELEAVEEQRASVAQELAQSRVQSQQLETEELQYQKEYSEFKRQQLELDDELKSVDNQMRYCQIQLDRLKKTNVFNATFHIWHSGQFGTINNFRLGRLPSVPVEWNEINAAWGQTVLLLHALANKMGLRFQRYRLVPYGNHSYLESLTDKSKELPLYCSGGLRFFWDNKFDHAMVAFLDCVQQFKEEVEKGDTGFCLPYRMDVEKGKIEDTGGSGGSYSIKTQFNSEEQWTKALKFMLTNLKWGLAWVTSQFYNR